In Nostoc sp. UHCC 0926, a single genomic region encodes these proteins:
- a CDS encoding aminopeptidase P N-terminal domain-containing protein yields MQAEYRQRREQLMAKIGDGTAIFRSAPMAVMHNDVEYVYRQDSDFFYLTGFNEPQAVAVLAPHHSEHRFVLFVQPKDREREVWTGYLCGVDAAKEIYGADEAYPISELDEKLPQYLEKASRIYYHLGRDRTFNDQILGHYQSLLRTYPKRGTGPIAIEDTGPVLNSMRLIKSEAELGLMRQAVAIATEAHNYAQEIAAPGRYEYEIQAEMERIFRVRGGIGPAYPSIVASGVNACVLHYIENNRQMQDGELLLIDAGCAYGYYNSDITRTFPVGGKFTPEQKTLYEIVLSAQKQAIAQVQPGNPFKLVHDTAVRVLTEGLVELGILRGEIDKLIEEEKYKPYYMHRTSHWLGLDVHDVGVYQHGEDKPQILQPGQILTVEPGLYIVPDTKLAEDQPETDPRWIGIGIRIEDDVLVTSDGHEVLTAGVPKAVDEVER; encoded by the coding sequence ATGCAAGCAGAATATCGGCAGCGTCGCGAGCAGTTAATGGCAAAAATTGGTGATGGCACAGCCATCTTTCGCAGTGCGCCAATGGCAGTGATGCACAACGATGTCGAGTATGTTTATCGCCAAGACAGTGATTTCTTCTACCTGACTGGTTTTAACGAACCACAGGCAGTTGCAGTGTTAGCGCCGCATCATTCAGAACATCGGTTTGTGCTATTTGTCCAACCGAAGGATCGGGAAAGGGAAGTATGGACTGGTTATCTTTGTGGGGTAGATGCAGCCAAGGAAATTTATGGTGCTGATGAAGCGTACCCGATTAGCGAGTTAGATGAAAAGTTGCCACAGTATTTGGAAAAAGCTAGCCGTATTTACTATCACTTAGGACGCGATCGCACCTTCAATGACCAAATTCTGGGACATTATCAGAGTTTACTGCGGACTTATCCCAAGCGTGGTACAGGGCCGATCGCCATTGAAGATACTGGCCCTGTTCTCAACAGCATGAGATTGATCAAAAGTGAAGCTGAGTTGGGATTGATGCGTCAAGCAGTAGCGATCGCAACTGAAGCACACAATTACGCACAAGAAATTGCTGCACCCGGACGTTATGAGTACGAAATTCAGGCGGAGATGGAACGCATCTTTCGAGTCCGGGGTGGGATAGGGCCGGCTTATCCTTCGATTGTGGCTTCTGGCGTAAATGCTTGCGTACTGCACTACATTGAAAATAATCGTCAAATGCAGGATGGAGAATTACTGCTAATTGATGCCGGTTGTGCCTACGGTTATTACAACTCCGATATTACCCGGACATTTCCTGTCGGGGGTAAATTTACGCCCGAACAAAAGACGCTGTATGAGATTGTTTTGTCAGCGCAAAAACAAGCGATCGCCCAAGTGCAACCAGGTAATCCCTTTAAATTAGTTCACGATACAGCGGTGCGCGTCCTCACCGAAGGTTTAGTCGAACTTGGCATTCTCAGAGGTGAAATTGACAAGTTAATTGAGGAAGAGAAATATAAGCCATATTATATGCATCGCACCAGTCATTGGTTAGGGTTGGATGTCCATGATGTGGGTGTTTACCAGCACGGTGAAGATAAACCGCAGATTTTGCAACCAGGTCAAATTCTGACGGTGGAACCGGGATTATATATTGTGCCTGACACCAAACTAGCAGAAGACCAACCAGAGACTGATCCTCGATGGATTGGTATTGGTATTCGTATTGAGGATGATGTGTTAGTTACATCTGATGGACATGAGGTGTTAACTGCGGGGGTTCCCAAAGCAGTGGATGAAGTAGAACGATAA